The DNA segment AACAGGGCGAGCAGGAGGGCTGCCGCGACCGCCACGACGCCCACGATCAGCGAGAGGGTCTGAAGGCGTCCGAAGTCGGTGCTCGACGAACTGCGATCGGCCATCAGTTCACCTCCTCGTCAGCCGAGCTCAGTTCGACGCCCTCGGGAACATCCTCGGCGGTCGCGTAGCGGCTCAGCTGCAGGGCCCGGATGTAGCCGGCGATGGCCCACCTGTCCTCGGGCGGGATGCGACTGGCGTAAGGGAACATGCGTCCGAATCCGTTGGTCATCGCGTTGAAGTAGTACCCGACAGGCTGGCTGCGCACGCCGGGATCGTGGAACGACCTGGGCTGGGGGAAGCCACGCTGCACCACGACGCCCCTGCCGTTACCGTTGTAGTTGTGGCAGGGTGAGCAGTAG comes from the Trueperaceae bacterium genome and includes:
- a CDS encoding cytochrome c encodes the protein MDRRFPELRSTHIFLLALLVLLTGCGRNMVEQPNFKYYEANPYFETGTTAQVPPANTISRERGAIDPAFFTGQGENGLLAELPIELTPELLRRGQERFNIYCSPCHNYNGNGRGVVVQRGFPQPRSFHDPGVRSQPVGYYFNAMTNGFGRMFPYASRIPPEDRWAIAGYIRALQLSRYATAEDVPEGVELSSADEEVN